One window of the Sparus aurata chromosome 17, fSpaAur1.1, whole genome shotgun sequence genome contains the following:
- the LOC115567815 gene encoding transcription factor E2F3 isoform X2, producing the protein MVLLSPLHPCSQMEILAKRRLALDDSDHQYQSEPARTPRGRGTAVTNGARLKTPRTPKSPPEKTRYDTSLGLLTKKFVDLLAQSSDGVLDLNLAAETLQVQKRRLYDITNVLEGIHLIKKKSKNNIQWMGCSLLEVEGALSQRQRLTAEVSALGDEEQRLEQLIQRCSLDMRHMSELPSNQKYAYVTYQDIKQLGNLRDQTVIVVKAPTDTKLEVPDPDESLSIHLTSTKGPIEVLLCPDEENDPRSPVKNGNMDINGNSPFLKVLQDPSCTNGSPSPSLATPASSSAVSVTTLSPISSPYTSLLQQTEDQIPSALGPFLNLGPPLLDQDDYLLGLGDDQGISDLFDACDFDKMPSLGLDDLLCS; encoded by the exons ATGGTGCTTTTGAGTCCGCTTCACCCTTGCAGCCAGATGGAAATATTG GCGAAAAGGCGGTTGGCATTAGATGATTCAGACCACCAGTACCAGTCGGAACCAGCCAGGACTCCGCGAGGCCGAGGGACTGCGGTGACCAATGGGGCAAGGCTAAAGACACCCAGAA CGCCCAAGTCTCCGCCAGAGAAGACTCGGTACGACACCTCCCTAGGCCTGTTAACAAAGAAGTTTGTGGACCTTCTTGCTCAGTCTTCTGATGGTGTTTTGGACCTCAACCTTGCTGCTGAAACCTTGCAG GTACAGAAAAGGCGGCTGTATGACATCACCAATGTACTAGAAGGCATTCACCTCATCAAGAAGAAATCAAAGAACAACATTCAATGGAT GGGCTGTAGTCTGTTGGAGGTAGAGGGGGCACTTagccagagacagagactgacGGCAGAGGTTTCTGCTCTAGGAGATGAAGAACAGAGGCTCGAACAACTCATCCAGAGATGCAGCTTGGATATGAGACACATGAGCGAGTTGCCAAGCAACCAGAA ATATGCCTATGTAACGTACCAAGACATAAAACAGCTGGGAAACCTCAGAGACCAGACCGTTATTGTCGTCAAAGCACCTACAGACACCAAGCTAGAAGTACCAGATCCAGATGAG AGTTTGTCCATCCATCTGACCAGCACAAAGGGTCCTATAGAAGTTCTGCTGTGTCCAGATGAGGAGAACGATCCCAGGAGTCCTGTAAAAAATGGCAACATGGACATCAATGGGAACTCGCCATTCCTCAAAGTCCTTCAAG ATCCCAGCTGCACAAATGGCTCTCCCAGCCCCTCCCTGGCAACACCTGCCTCTTCCTCAGCTGTCTCCGTCACCACTCTTTCCCCCATCTCGTCTCCTTACACCAGTCTTCTCCAGCAAACAGAAGACCAGATCCCCTCAGCTCTTGGGCCATTCTTAAACCTTGGGCCTCCTCTTCTGGACCAAGATGATTACCTATTAGGTTTGGGAGATGACCAGGGAATCAGCGACCTGTTTGACGCCTGTGACTTTGATAAAATGCCATCTCTTGGCCTGGATGATCTCCTGTGCAGCTAG
- the LOC115567815 gene encoding transcription factor E2F3 isoform X1, with amino-acid sequence MRRGISSAPDKVILAGVGGSPLDNNIILTTLSDRLNPGQSNATFIQIITTPPPCNVTQTSNVCLSEPQINNIYTTPQQAAANGAGQRPALGRPPAKRRLALDDSDHQYQSEPARTPRGRGTAVTNGARLKTPRTPKSPPEKTRYDTSLGLLTKKFVDLLAQSSDGVLDLNLAAETLQVQKRRLYDITNVLEGIHLIKKKSKNNIQWMGCSLLEVEGALSQRQRLTAEVSALGDEEQRLEQLIQRCSLDMRHMSELPSNQKYAYVTYQDIKQLGNLRDQTVIVVKAPTDTKLEVPDPDESLSIHLTSTKGPIEVLLCPDEENDPRSPVKNGNMDINGNSPFLKVLQDPSCTNGSPSPSLATPASSSAVSVTTLSPISSPYTSLLQQTEDQIPSALGPFLNLGPPLLDQDDYLLGLGDDQGISDLFDACDFDKMPSLGLDDLLCS; translated from the exons ATGAGAAGAGGGATCTCCTCGGCTCCGGACAAAGTGATTTTAGCGGGGGTTGGGGGCTCTCCTCTGGACAATAATATCATTTTAACAACTCTCTCGGATCGTTTAAACCCTGGTCAATCCAACGCTACGTTTATCCAAATAATAACCACCCCACCGCCTTGCAACGTTACACAGACatcaaatgtgtgtttatctgaacctcagataaacaacatttacacaactCCACAACAAGCTGCAGCAAACGGAGCAGGACAACGACCCGCTCTGGGGAGACCGCCG GCGAAAAGGCGGTTGGCATTAGATGATTCAGACCACCAGTACCAGTCGGAACCAGCCAGGACTCCGCGAGGCCGAGGGACTGCGGTGACCAATGGGGCAAGGCTAAAGACACCCAGAA CGCCCAAGTCTCCGCCAGAGAAGACTCGGTACGACACCTCCCTAGGCCTGTTAACAAAGAAGTTTGTGGACCTTCTTGCTCAGTCTTCTGATGGTGTTTTGGACCTCAACCTTGCTGCTGAAACCTTGCAG GTACAGAAAAGGCGGCTGTATGACATCACCAATGTACTAGAAGGCATTCACCTCATCAAGAAGAAATCAAAGAACAACATTCAATGGAT GGGCTGTAGTCTGTTGGAGGTAGAGGGGGCACTTagccagagacagagactgacGGCAGAGGTTTCTGCTCTAGGAGATGAAGAACAGAGGCTCGAACAACTCATCCAGAGATGCAGCTTGGATATGAGACACATGAGCGAGTTGCCAAGCAACCAGAA ATATGCCTATGTAACGTACCAAGACATAAAACAGCTGGGAAACCTCAGAGACCAGACCGTTATTGTCGTCAAAGCACCTACAGACACCAAGCTAGAAGTACCAGATCCAGATGAG AGTTTGTCCATCCATCTGACCAGCACAAAGGGTCCTATAGAAGTTCTGCTGTGTCCAGATGAGGAGAACGATCCCAGGAGTCCTGTAAAAAATGGCAACATGGACATCAATGGGAACTCGCCATTCCTCAAAGTCCTTCAAG ATCCCAGCTGCACAAATGGCTCTCCCAGCCCCTCCCTGGCAACACCTGCCTCTTCCTCAGCTGTCTCCGTCACCACTCTTTCCCCCATCTCGTCTCCTTACACCAGTCTTCTCCAGCAAACAGAAGACCAGATCCCCTCAGCTCTTGGGCCATTCTTAAACCTTGGGCCTCCTCTTCTGGACCAAGATGATTACCTATTAGGTTTGGGAGATGACCAGGGAATCAGCGACCTGTTTGACGCCTGTGACTTTGATAAAATGCCATCTCTTGGCCTGGATGATCTCCTGTGCAGCTAG